A region from the Brassica napus cultivar Da-Ae chromosome C8, Da-Ae, whole genome shotgun sequence genome encodes:
- the LOC106379733 gene encoding uncharacterized protein LOC106379733, with translation MVNALDLQSFILRARVLKLYRQALKIAHRAPPQARGELKQSIRQEMEKNCECKDKQKIRYLISEGLERIKQLDEMLDMQGH, from the exons ATGGTCAATGCCTTAGATTTGCAGAGCTTTATTCTCAGAGCTCGAGTGCTTAAACTTTACAGGCAAGCTTTGAAGATAGCTCACAGAGCTCCTCCTCAGGCTAGAG GGGAATTAAAACAGAGTATTAGGCAAGAGATGGAGAAGAACTGTGAGTGCAAGGACAAGCAAAAGATCAGGTATTTGATTAGTGAAGGATTAGAGAGGATTAAACAACTTGATGAGATGTTGGACATGCAAGGCCATTGA